The stretch of DNA CCTCTTTTTTGAAAAAGTCAAAAAGGATTTATTCGGCAAAACCAATTGGACCGATTCCAATGACATGGATTTGATGTTTGAAAACACCTATTCACCTGATTTTTACAAACAATTGCATCACTACGTCCACCAGAATTACCGAATGCACCTGGCCAAAGCCCAGCTCAAATCATTGCTAAAGGTTCCTTCAAGCCTCCGGCCCGCCACGGCCAAACGAGCCCTTTCTTATTTCCCATACCGTCTGAAGACTTATTTCTCCAAACAACAACTCAAAGCCATCGACCATGAAGCAGCAAACCGCATTTGATGCCTATGCCGAGCAGTATGATGCCAGCTTTACCCATACCAGCATCGGGCGTTTGCAAAGGGCTCAAGTTTGGCAAGCACTGAACCCTTTACTTCAAGGAACAAAAGCTATTTTAGAGGTCAACTGCGGTACGGGGGAGGACGCGCTCCAAATGGCGCAACTTGGCCATCGGGTGGAAGCTACAGATATATCGGAGAACATGATTAAGGTTTGCCAAGCAAAAGCGGCCAAACTGAAGGGCGTAAGGGAGCTGCATTTTCAAACGGCAAGCTTTCTCCAATTAGCTGAAAAATTTGCCCCTCAATCATTTGACCTTCTTTTTTCCAACTTCGGCGGCCTGAATTGTATTGGACCTGAAGATACCCAAACTTTTAGTCAGATTGGTCATCGCTTACTCAAACCTGGCGGAAAACTCTTTCTGGTATACATCAGTAAGGCTTGTGTATGGGAGCGTTTGTATTTTTCTTATCAAAAGGAGGTAGAAAAGGCCCAAAGGCGATCGGCTGAAGGTCCTATCATCAGCAGGCTGGAAGGTCACGCCGTCCCCATTTGGTATTATTCCTATAAAGAACTAGTCGCTTTGTTTAGAGAGGATTTTCGGGTGATCCAACGTTTCCCTATTGGCTTATGTGTCCCACCTTCCTACCTGGAGCCATTGTTTAAAAATCGCGAATACTTTCTGAAAGGACTTGGCTGGCTGGACCAGGGCCTTCGATGGCCTTCGCTAGCAAATTATGGCGATCATATAGGGGTGGTCCTGGAGCGAAAGGATTGATCATGAGGTGATGTAGCTGGAGCTAGTTCACGAGCGGTTTTTTTTTTGGACGGGGAGGTAGTGGAGGGAAAGAGGTATTGGAGGTTTGGCTTGGGCCTAGCTTTGAACCATATAAGGAATATAAGATCATATAAGATGTGTCGAGACTTTATTGGAGGGGTGGGGCAAGCCCCAGCCATTGCCATCCCCCCAGCCCACCCAATCCCATCGGGATTGACCCTCGGTAGAAAAGGCGTAAAAAGCCCGTAGCGGCGGTTTTTTTTTTGACGCGGAGTAATTGGAGGGAAAGAGGCAATGGAGGTTTTTTGCGGGGGTCTGGCGAGGGAGAGTTGTAGGTTGATGTGGCGGCGCAGCGACACAGGAGACATTGAAATTGTAATTGCCATTGCTATTTTGATTTTGATTTTGATTTTCCTGCCTTCGGCAGGCAGGGATTGAATTTGCCATTGATAGCGCAGCGATGTAGCTGGAGCTACAGGCAAACTTGGATGTGGCAAGTTCACGAGCGGCTTAGGAGGACAACGGCGTGGCGGCGCAGCGACACAGAAGACATTGAAATTTTGATTGAAATTTTAATTTTGATTGAATTTGCCCCCCCCTAATCATACCTAAAAATTGCCGTCGCCTTACATCCTTGATCGATCCACAAACGAACCCAATGCGCATGAAATCCTTTAGGAAATTCGTGTTTGAAAGTCTCCCCGGCAGGTACTTCGACGGTTTGATAAGTTTGCCAGGCATTTGCCTGGTGGTGAATCGCCACTTCTATCCTTACCTTGACGGTCTGGTTTGCATCATGCGATAGCTCAAGTTGTTTGTGATCAAAACCAGTCATGAGATAAGGATCTGATACTTCTCCAGTTTTTACGGGAGTGTTCTTCCAGGGCCCTCCAATGCCGCTAGGTTTACCTAGTTTCCAGAGATCATCGATGGCGCCAAACCATAAGCCCATGCCTGCACCATTGGTGAAGACCTGGCCATCCTCCTTGGCACCCTGTTTCACCCCAGTCAGCACCAGCAAGCCCCGCCAGGAGCAATAGTCGGTGATCTGTTTATCATGTCGGCTCACCGGTTTGATATACCGATATTCGGGAACGTGATTCCCAGCGCCTTCTGCCCTCGGAATTTCATAAAATTGCCCTTGAATATTCGCCAGATAGCGTTCAGATTGCACCTCGCGCAAGGCTCGCGGCTTGCCCAAGGACCAAATGGACTCGTACCTTGCATCGCCTTTAGGTAAACGAAAACGTTGGCCATCGTAATTGCTAAGTATTACCGAGGCATCATCCACGGTATAGGGGTTTTCCGCAAGTGCCCCAACTTGTAATACTTCCCGGCTATGTTCCTCCTTAGGCTGAGCAAAGGTCAGATCGGTACCTTCTTCATTCAAATTAACTTCCCAATAAGCATTATTTTCATCTGGCAGAACCATTTGCAGGCTTCGATTGTGCCCGGCAGGCCGAATCAGACCAGCGGTAGCAGCTCCTTGGGCCTCAATATCGGCCAGTCCGCCAAAAAGTGCACTTTCATTGTTGTCAAAAGATCTAGAACTGTAATAATGTAAAAAGGCAGAAGCGACACAGGCTTGATCGGTTTTTAAGCGGAGCCAGGTTCCCCTTAGGTCTGTCGGCAAAAGTTCAAAATGGTAACCATCCGCGCCAACCGTCACCGCTTTTAAGATTGTCCATTGATTATTCCCCTCAGCATCAAGTTCCAGGGTAAAAGTTACCGCTTGGTCTAAATCGTGTGTCAAGTGCAGAACGCGTTGCGCATAGCCATTTAGCAAAAAAGCATCCGAAGGTTGCCCGGGCTTCACGGCATCTTCTATCCAAACCCCACCCCACCCTATTTTGGGGCCAAAAGTCGCTAATTGACTAAGCTTGCCAAACCATAAATTAGACTGGGGTTGCCCAACGATGGGATTCTGCATCCGGGAAGCATCATCAGCGGCCAAAATGACCCGATCCTTCCAATACCCAAAATCCGGGATATAGCGCAAATGCGTCGCAAGGGGCGCGATGCCTCCAGACTGGCTCCGGCTAAAAGCCTTGGGGAAATCAAACAGCGTAGCATGCATCGCCATCATCATCCGGTCTTCGCTGACCGCGCGGATGCGGGGCCATTCGGTGAACCAGCCGTGGCGAGGATCAAAGGCATGGCTGGCCTTGGGCAACCGATAGGTATACCAGGTCCCATTATCCAGCAATTTGAGGATGACCGAACGTTTATCCCATCCCATACTCCAAACCGGATCATCATCGGATCCATTACCGTAAATGCCGCCCGGGCCCGTCACATCCGTAAATTGCTTGCGCTCAATAATACGCCATTCGGTTCCGTCCCACTCCGCCAAGACACCTGCCTCCTCTGGGTTCTCCGCCGGTCCACCCGCCAATAATTTGCTATAGCCCATCGGGTGGCCTTGGTGCTCCCCATTGTTCGCCACAATCAAGCGGCTTTGCCCGAGATAGGCCCCTTTGCCATGCCAGCCAGGTACTGGTTTTTCAAAGAGGCGCTTGACGGCCAGGGTATGCACATTGACCTCATACACCATTCCTTCCATATCATAAAAATAGACCATGTTCTCTGTATCTGTCAGGTGGCGGGTCGTCGCGGTCAAACGGCCTTCTAATTGCTGCACATCCGCAGCGCGAACATTTCCTAAGGTATCAATGAAGTAAGGACCAATGATCAGCTGTTGGCTTTCTTGATGGATCATGCGGTTGGCATGGGTGCCCCCTACACTTTCCGGACGGATGCTAAGGTTCATATTTTCATCTACCATGTAGAGTTTGTCATTGCTCCCACTCCGCTGATGAGGTGGGTAGGTCAGGTACCAAAGGTGATTGGCCCAGGGCACCACGGCGCCAATGCCACCTTCCAAGTGCCTGAGTTTACCCAGCGAATCTTCTGGTTGGTTATAAGCTGTCAGGTGGGGATAGATACCGCTGATCTGCAAGTAGCGGTCGGCTTCCACCTCAGGCTTATTTTCAACTGATGATTGACAAGCTGTAAAAAACAGGAAACAGAGCGGTACGAAAAATTTAAATGCGTCCATATTGCAAGCTATACTTTTATTCATAAAATGGTTGCCACTGGGTTCCGCGTTTCGGTGACGGAAATTCCAATATGGGATGTTTTCGCTTTTGGATGACTGCCAGATAGGGATAAATATGAATGGCCCGGATCATCTGCTGAAATGGATTGGCCTTGGTTTTGTAGTCGGAGCCAGGCAGAAAGTCCGCCGCATGGAGACTTTGTTGGAGGCCATAAAGATAACTGGCAAAGAGATTGTCCGATCCATGAATATCCTCAATGATATATACGCCGCCGGGACTAAGGTGCGGCAGCATTTCCTCCAAGGTCACTATTTGTTGTTGAGTGGTATGACCGCCGTCGTCGATGATGAGATCCAGGTGAAGCACCTTCGTTTTAAAATGTTGCCAAAAAGCGCGATCGGCCTGGTCGCCTATAAAAATGGCAACTTGCGCATTGGCATATTGCTGGCAGGCGGGTTCGACATCAACGCCGTAAATCCTGGCTTTTTCCCCAAAATAGGCTGGCCACATCTCCAGACTCCCACCGCTGTAAACGCCAATTTCCAATAAGTGAACTTCCTTACTTACAAAGGGCGAAAAAAATTGCTCATATACCTCAAAATAATGGGTCCATTTCCAGATGCCGTGGCCTTTTTTTTTGGATTCGAAATAACTTAGGAGAGGATTACTTTGCGTACTTACCTTTGCTGGTTCGCTACGCACTTTTGTTGGCATCCAACTACGGGTGAATTGTACCCCGCGATCTGCATGCCAAATCTTGCGCAGGGCCAGGCGTCCACGTCCTGGGGGAAGCAGAAAAAAATGGGCTGCTTTTAAAAGGACGCTGAGACGGTGGCTTATTTTTTTCAGCATATGTTCAAGATCATAACAGCAATTTAAAAAAAAGATGAAGTCCTTCACGAAAAAACAATGGTTCTCTTACCATTTCTTCGCTTTTGAGTCAAGGCAAAGAAAATAATCAAGACCTGATAGCTGCTATAATTTTTTGCATACCTGTTTCAAAGTTATCGGCACTAATATCTATAGACAAATGCTCCCTAAGTCGATGGACAATAGCAGGTAAATTCTGCATTAAAAACCTATATCGATCAAGTTCTCCTTGCAATTCGTTGGCGGGTATTCCCCGATCTAACCGCTTTTTGATTCTAGAGGAGATGTCTTTTATTTCCTGTTCAATTTTATCCAGTGCATCATCTACGAAAGATCGCAGCAAAAAGGAATTATCTTCAAAAACGGGAATAAATTTTTGATCCCCCAACCGCCCTGCATAAAAAGAGTTCATACTTTCATTTGCTACCCAAATCGACAATAAACTACGACTGGACACCAGGCTTAGGGTTGCCCTGCTTTCGCGAATACTTTTTTCGATAAATGCCTGGATGTTTTCGCCTGCCCCGAGGTGGGTAACATCCATGATTACGGGCAGGGATTCACTTTCCAAATACTGCTTTATTCTTTCAGCCAACGGGCTATCCTGCCGACTATAGGAGATAAAAACAGCTGAAAGGCGCGTTTCATTTTGACCTCCCTTATCATCTGGCGGTGGTAATGGTTCAAATTTAAACTTGCCATCTGGCCGGTATTTGTCAAGGTAATGGATTAAAGCCTGGCTAATTTTGGCCATGCCAATCCGATAAGTATCATCTGAAATAATCCCCTGAAGCTTGGCTGTTTCCTGTTGGTTGTACCTGCCAGATAAGATAATGAGGTCATTATACAAGCTATTTTGTCCATTTTGCCGGACGGCAGCAAGCAGCTCTTTGATGGCGCGGCCAAAGTCTCCTTCGGCGATCAATTGGTCTAAGTGGGTTTTGTGGTTCATTTATAAAAACATCATATTTTCAGGTTAATTCTTGAAACTCATTTTATGCCATCCAGCCTACCCCCAACACTTTCGCCTTCCCTCCCTGCAAGAAAGCCCACATGGCAGCCATCCACCTGCCTTTCCTCCGCCAAAACCGGCTGAGTTGAAAATAATAAAAGGCTTGGTACTTTCTATACATTTGTGTGTCAATCTCTTCTTTTTTTGCAAAAAAGACTAAGACTGCTAACATCTCAATATAGGCCTCGCGCTCTTGGTAAACGGATATGTTGCCATCGTGCTTGCGGATGTTAACCAA from Saprospiraceae bacterium encodes:
- a CDS encoding class I SAM-dependent methyltransferase — its product is MKQQTAFDAYAEQYDASFTHTSIGRLQRAQVWQALNPLLQGTKAILEVNCGTGEDALQMAQLGHRVEATDISENMIKVCQAKAAKLKGVRELHFQTASFLQLAEKFAPQSFDLLFSNFGGLNCIGPEDTQTFSQIGHRLLKPGGKLFLVYISKACVWERLYFSYQKEVEKAQRRSAEGPIISRLEGHAVPIWYYSYKELVALFREDFRVIQRFPIGLCVPPSYLEPLFKNREYFLKGLGWLDQGLRWPSLANYGDHIGVVLERKD
- a CDS encoding class I SAM-dependent methyltransferase produces the protein MLKKISHRLSVLLKAAHFFLLPPGRGRLALRKIWHADRGVQFTRSWMPTKVRSEPAKVSTQSNPLLSYFESKKKGHGIWKWTHYFEVYEQFFSPFVSKEVHLLEIGVYSGGSLEMWPAYFGEKARIYGVDVEPACQQYANAQVAIFIGDQADRAFWQHFKTKVLHLDLIIDDGGHTTQQQIVTLEEMLPHLSPGGVYIIEDIHGSDNLFASYLYGLQQSLHAADFLPGSDYKTKANPFQQMIRAIHIYPYLAVIQKRKHPILEFPSPKRGTQWQPFYE
- a CDS encoding TIR domain-containing protein — its product is MNHKTHLDQLIAEGDFGRAIKELLAAVRQNGQNSLYNDLIILSGRYNQQETAKLQGIISDDTYRIGMAKISQALIHYLDKYRPDGKFKFEPLPPPDDKGGQNETRLSAVFISYSRQDSPLAERIKQYLESESLPVIMDVTHLGAGENIQAFIEKSIRESRATLSLVSSRSLLSIWVANESMNSFYAGRLGDQKFIPVFEDNSFLLRSFVDDALDKIEQEIKDISSRIKKRLDRGIPANELQGELDRYRFLMQNLPAIVHRLREHLSIDISADNFETGMQKIIAAIRS